CAGTAAATCTGATTCAATCGTATCAAATATTACCATTCTCAATAAATGGTATTCATGAGTAATTTCTGCTGGATCAAAGCCTTGTTTAGCGCGAAGAATTCCATGATGCCAACTAGCAGTAATTATTGACTGAATATCACTACCCTCCGATTTTGAAAGCACTGTTACCATTGCTTTTAATACATCTGGAAGATCATTCTGGATAGCTGTATAAGGTAAGTCTTCAGCACTTTCAATTTTCCTATCTTTAAGAACTGCTCCTACCCATTTTTTGAGAATTGTATCAGTACTTTCAGCCAGTAACAGACTAAAATCCATTATTTTCAAGTGTGTCTGGAGTAGATGGGTAAACTTACATATACAATAATCTTAGCGAGTGTAGTACAGATCAACAAAATTAATTATATATATAGTAATCTGCTTTGATTTATGAAACACACGTAAGATGTGTGATCGACGAGAGTACGGCACCAAGACCTGGAAGACGGTGCATTAGGCTAAAACCATAACACATCCTATATATACTTAGATTTTTGCAATAATCAAATCGGATTCCTATAGTTCTCCGCTTTGATTTTCGATAGCTTGCATAAGCAAGGAGTGGGAAAAAGCCTTTTTGAGTTGTACTGAGTTTTTTAGCACATAACGCAGGCTACGCCCACAAAAATCAAATAAAAGTCTTATAGTTCAACGAAGAGGTGGGGAATCTCCATCGGAATTATCCCCCTGATTCATGGCTCCCTGGCCTCTTCTTCAAACTCCCCCGCACCGACGCTGGTGTAGAGTGCATAATACACAATGCAAAAGGCGGTCACCAATTTTGGTTCCGCCGTCTCCTATCTGTATGATTGAGGAGTTATTCACATCCGGGTATTAAACCCACTTTACGGATAACTGTCAGCTTTGACTTGAAAATGCCAGTTTTTGTTTAGCTTCTCATGCCACATTCATGACTAATATCTGATCAAGTGGAGTATGTCGCGCAGCACACTATATCCAGCTAAATCCCAAAGTAGGTAAGCCAGAAAGCCAATCATTGCTAGCCGACCATTCCACAGTTCGGCTTGAGGGTTAAAACCAAAGAGAAATGAATTGCGGTCTACACCGTTATAAGCTTTAGCAACTGGTGGTAAGTTAGTGGAAGAACGAGCTTCTTTAGTTTCCATTTTTTGACTCCAAAATTCAACTAATTCTTGAGTTTTTTATCGTGAATAACTAATGAGATGTAGCACGTCCCGCAGAACGCTATATCCAGCTAAATCCCACAGTAAATAAGCCAGAAAGCCAATCATTGCGAACCGACCGTTCCAGAGTTCGGATTGAGGAGTCCAGCCAAACAGAAATGCATTTCGATCTCTACCATTGTATTCCAGCGCAACTGGTGGTAAATCAGTGGAAGGGCGAGTTTCTCTAGTTTCCATTTTTTTGTCCTACATTATTTATTGCTTAACTTTAATTTACCTAATCATCAGTAAATTGCTTTCCATCTGTAGGTACAAACTACACACACCTCTTGTGGACGATAATCAGAAATTTATCAGTATGGGCAAATCCACCTTGAGGAGGTGATGAAAAGCTTAATTATAAATAAATGTAAATTAACACTTGAGGAAAGAGACTATTTCTCTGATTTAAGCAGAGAAAATTGTTTTGATCAGCGATTCTAAAATCAAGCCTTTCACCTGAGAAATCATGACCTTTTAACTTGATATTCCGACTAATTTTAGCAAAATTTCCCCTGTTAGATAACAAAAGTTCTACCTAGCGCTAGATATAGTTTTCAAACTTTAGAGGGATGCATTAAACAGCTAAATTCCACGATTCTGAAAGTTATCAAGAGTTGGGTACTGCCATAGAGACAGGAATCAATAGATGTTTAATTGCTTCTGATGAAATTCCTCATCTTCCCCAAACTTAAACTTAGAAAAAGGAAATATAATGTTTGAATGTACGGAAAACATCCTGGGAGTCTACAACCCAGTATTATGGTTGGCGCAGGCTCCAGTGGTTCCCACGGGGATTACACCAGCGCAAGCATCAGTTCTGAATTCTGGGCCGCGCTTTTTTGTCGCTTTAATTTCCGGTGTGATCCTGACTTTTGCTTTCCAACTAGTATTAACTAATCTCTCCGTCGCAGCTGGTATTTCCTACTTGGGGCGTTCATCCAACTCAGATGGGGTGGTTGGGGAAGTGGGAAGTTTCGGAGGTACGGTTCGCAAAATTGGGACAGCATTGGGGTTGTGGACATTAATTACTGTGACGATCGCATTATTGATCGCTTGCTTCCTCGCAGTTAAATTAAGTCTACTGGTTTTAGATCCCAGACTGGGCGCAATCCTGGGATTAGTCATTTGGGGTG
The Nodularia sp. LEGE 06071 genome window above contains:
- a CDS encoding chlorophyll a/b-binding protein → METKEARSSTNLPPVAKAYNGVDRNSFLFGFNPQAELWNGRLAMIGFLAYLLWDLAGYSVLRDILHLIRY
- a CDS encoding chlorophyll a/b-binding protein; protein product: METRETRPSTDLPPVALEYNGRDRNAFLFGWTPQSELWNGRFAMIGFLAYLLWDLAGYSVLRDVLHLISYSR